In one window of Amblyomma americanum isolate KBUSLIRL-KWMA chromosome 9, ASM5285725v1, whole genome shotgun sequence DNA:
- the LOC144103830 gene encoding uncharacterized protein LOC144103830 isoform X1 — MEPLLAYVLYKDGEKAVVPVSLIKDYCPKSTKDLAKNKLVYWRDKDAPDGGDEDYYPGDIEELAATAEELAKKLNKRRIRWPKHVFDDAAHEAAQQSAQQVMSQKQKKAQKKEACHKKLSFSFEESSSLDEDLMEKRALDGKKKEIENLQLEIRSLRKKLSQERQRNYDLQEVVIKGIGELQEHLKKRKTFQCSEQQQVCNSDIPATREPELGSESLGARDVPGEGLAELAAAARTAVEAAASSSPSPAQQGLPVQAQIYVPTSSVIAQERQGAPRGGDTQNGGRENEERPSRCTWKSIPASKRGRSACAA; from the exons ATGGAGCCGTTGCTCGCATACGTGCTGTATAAAGACGGTGAAAAGGCCGTCGTGCCAGTCAGCCTAATTAAAGATTATTGCCCAAAATCTACAAAGGACTTGGCGAAAAACAAGTTGGTCTACTGGCGGGACAAAGACGCTCCGGATGGCGGTGATGAAGATTATTATCCTGGCGATATAGAAGAACTGGCTG CAACGGCAGAAGAACTGGCAAAAAAACTGAACAAGCGAAGGATCCGGTGGCCGAAGCATGTGTTTGATGATGCTGCTCATGAAGCTGCTCAGCAAAGTGCTCAG CAGGTTAtgagccaaaaacaaaaaaaggcccAGAAAAAGGAGGCTTGCCACAAAAAGCTGAGCTTTTCTTTTGAAGAAAGCTCTTCTTTAGATGAAGACCTCATGGAGAAGAGGGCActggatggaaaaaaaaaagaaatagaaaacctACAATTGGAAATTAGGTCCCTTAGAAAAAAGCTGTCACAGGAACGCCAACGAAACTATGACCTGCAAGAAGTGGTCATAAAAGGAATTG GAGAGCTGCAAGAAcacctgaagaaaagaaaaaccttccAGTGCAGTGAACAGCAACAG GTGTGCAACTCAGACATACCGGCCACGAGGGAGCCTGAGCTAGGCTCAGAATCTCTTGGGGCACGAGACGTGCCAGGTGAAGGGCTGgcagagctggctgcagctgcACGAACTGCAGTAGAGGCTGCTGCCTCCAGCAGTCCGAGCCCAGCACAGCAGGGGCTACCAGTGCAA gcgCAGATTTATGTGCCCACTTCATCGGTAATCGCCCAGGAGCGGCAAGGGGCCCCAAGAGGAGGCGACACACAGAATGGTGGTAGAGAAAACGAGGAG CGGCCTTCGAGATGCACATGGAAAAGCATCCCAGCATCAAAACGAGGGAGGAGCGCTTGCGCAGCATAA
- the LOC144103830 gene encoding uncharacterized protein LOC144103830 isoform X2 has translation MEPLLAYVLYKDGEKAVVPVSLIKDYCPKSTKDLAKNKLVYWRDKDAPDGGDEDYYPGDIEELAATAEELAKKLNKRRIRWPKHVFDDAAHEAAQQSAQVMSQKQKKAQKKEACHKKLSFSFEESSSLDEDLMEKRALDGKKKEIENLQLEIRSLRKKLSQERQRNYDLQEVVIKGIGELQEHLKKRKTFQCSEQQQVCNSDIPATREPELGSESLGARDVPGEGLAELAAAARTAVEAAASSSPSPAQQGLPVQAQIYVPTSSVIAQERQGAPRGGDTQNGGRENEERPSRCTWKSIPASKRGRSACAA, from the exons ATGGAGCCGTTGCTCGCATACGTGCTGTATAAAGACGGTGAAAAGGCCGTCGTGCCAGTCAGCCTAATTAAAGATTATTGCCCAAAATCTACAAAGGACTTGGCGAAAAACAAGTTGGTCTACTGGCGGGACAAAGACGCTCCGGATGGCGGTGATGAAGATTATTATCCTGGCGATATAGAAGAACTGGCTG CAACGGCAGAAGAACTGGCAAAAAAACTGAACAAGCGAAGGATCCGGTGGCCGAAGCATGTGTTTGATGATGCTGCTCATGAAGCTGCTCAGCAAAGTGCTCAG GTTAtgagccaaaaacaaaaaaaggcccAGAAAAAGGAGGCTTGCCACAAAAAGCTGAGCTTTTCTTTTGAAGAAAGCTCTTCTTTAGATGAAGACCTCATGGAGAAGAGGGCActggatggaaaaaaaaaagaaatagaaaacctACAATTGGAAATTAGGTCCCTTAGAAAAAAGCTGTCACAGGAACGCCAACGAAACTATGACCTGCAAGAAGTGGTCATAAAAGGAATTG GAGAGCTGCAAGAAcacctgaagaaaagaaaaaccttccAGTGCAGTGAACAGCAACAG GTGTGCAACTCAGACATACCGGCCACGAGGGAGCCTGAGCTAGGCTCAGAATCTCTTGGGGCACGAGACGTGCCAGGTGAAGGGCTGgcagagctggctgcagctgcACGAACTGCAGTAGAGGCTGCTGCCTCCAGCAGTCCGAGCCCAGCACAGCAGGGGCTACCAGTGCAA gcgCAGATTTATGTGCCCACTTCATCGGTAATCGCCCAGGAGCGGCAAGGGGCCCCAAGAGGAGGCGACACACAGAATGGTGGTAGAGAAAACGAGGAG CGGCCTTCGAGATGCACATGGAAAAGCATCCCAGCATCAAAACGAGGGAGGAGCGCTTGCGCAGCATAA